In Pseudomonas fluorescens, a genomic segment contains:
- the rplV gene encoding 50S ribosomal protein L22, with amino-acid sequence MEVAAKLSGARISAQKARLVADQIRGKKVGEALNLLAFSSKKAAEIMKKVLESAVANAEHNEGADVDDLKVSTVFVNEGRSLKRIMPRAKGRADRIVKRSCHITVKVADK; translated from the coding sequence ATGGAAGTAGCCGCTAAGTTGTCGGGCGCTCGAATCTCCGCCCAGAAAGCCCGCTTGGTCGCCGACCAGATCCGCGGGAAGAAGGTGGGCGAAGCGCTCAACCTGTTGGCTTTCAGCAGTAAGAAAGCCGCCGAGATCATGAAGAAAGTGCTGGAGTCGGCCGTAGCCAACGCCGAGCATAACGAAGGCGCAGACGTTGATGACCTGAAGGTCAGCACCGTTTTCGTCAACGAAGGGCGTTCGCTGAAGCGTATCATGCCGCGTGCCAAAGGCCGTGCTGATCGCATCGTCAAGCGGTCTTGCCATATCACTGTCAAGGTTGCTGACAAGTAA
- the rpsS gene encoding 30S ribosomal protein S19, whose product MPRSLKKGPFIDLHLLKKIEVAAEKNDRKPVKTWSRRSMILPQMVGLTIAVHNGRLHVPVLVNEDMVGHKLGEFAGTRTYRGHVADKKAKR is encoded by the coding sequence AAGGTCCTTTTATTGATCTTCACCTACTGAAGAAGATCGAAGTGGCGGCGGAAAAGAACGATCGCAAACCAGTTAAGACCTGGTCGCGTCGTTCGATGATCCTGCCACAAATGGTCGGTTTGACCATCGCAGTACACAACGGTCGTCTGCACGTCCCAGTTCTCGTTAACGAAGACATGGTCGGCCACAAACTAGGCGAGTTTGCCGGTACCCGCACTTATCGTGGGCACGTGGCAGACAAGAAAGCCAAGCGTTAA